The following are encoded together in the Erwinia sp. E602 genome:
- the nadE gene encoding ammonia-dependent NAD(+) synthetase, translated as MSLQQEIITALGVKPAIDVDAEIRTSVDFLKAYLKRYPFIKSLVLGISGGQDSTLTGKLCQTAISELRAESGNGDYQFIAVRLPFGVQADEQDCQDAIAFIQPDRVLTVNIKAAVQASEQALREAGIVLSDFVRGNEKARERMKTQYSIAGMTAGVVVGTDHAAEAVTGFFTKYGDGGTDINPIFRLNKGQGKQLLQALGCPEHLYLKQPTADLEDDRPGLQDEVALGVTYQQIDRYLQGESIEPDAAKTIEGWYLKTEHKRRTPITVFDDFWKQ; from the coding sequence ATGTCTCTGCAACAGGAAATTATCACCGCGCTCGGCGTTAAACCGGCCATCGACGTTGACGCCGAAATCCGCACCAGCGTCGATTTTCTTAAGGCGTACCTCAAACGATATCCGTTCATCAAGTCGCTGGTGCTGGGCATCAGCGGCGGGCAGGATTCGACCCTGACCGGTAAGCTGTGCCAGACGGCGATAAGCGAGCTGCGCGCAGAGAGCGGCAACGGCGACTATCAGTTTATCGCCGTGCGCCTGCCGTTTGGCGTGCAGGCCGACGAGCAGGACTGCCAGGACGCCATCGCCTTTATCCAGCCCGATCGCGTGCTGACGGTCAATATTAAGGCGGCGGTGCAGGCCAGCGAGCAGGCGCTGCGCGAGGCGGGCATCGTCCTGTCCGATTTTGTGCGCGGCAACGAGAAAGCCCGTGAACGGATGAAAACCCAGTACAGCATCGCCGGCATGACGGCGGGCGTGGTGGTCGGCACCGATCACGCGGCGGAGGCGGTCACCGGCTTCTTCACTAAGTACGGCGACGGCGGCACCGATATCAACCCGATTTTCCGTCTCAACAAGGGCCAGGGTAAACAGCTGCTGCAGGCGCTGGGCTGCCCGGAACACCTGTACCTGAAACAGCCGACCGCCGATCTGGAAGACGATCGTCCGGGGCTGCAGGATGAAGTGGCGCTCGGCGTCACCTACCAGCAGATTGACCGCTATCTGCAGGGTGAAAGCATCGAGCCGGACGCCGCGAAGACCATCGAAGGCTGGTATCTGAAAACCGAGCATAAGCGCCGCACGCCGATCACGGTATTTGACGATTTCTGGAAACAGTAA
- a CDS encoding multidrug effflux MFS transporter: MTSAHPSRMGYAITLGLLAALGPLCIDLYLPALPSLASDLQTSTASAQLSLTAGLLGLGVGQLFFGPLSDKYGRLRPLLLSLVLLLIASIGCALAQDINQLLLARLFEGLSGAGGAVLSRAIARDMYSGHDLTRFFALLMLVNGLAPIAAPVMGGALMAFLDWRGLFMTIGVIAMLLFILARLKLHETLPVERRSQGSIFSAWAALGQVATYRPFMGFCLTQGFMMAGMFAYIGASPFVLQEIYQLTPQQFSFCFAANGIGLIIASQTAARFSRHFGEYRVLKAGLTLAFVASASLLLAGISGAALPVVLIALFCSVASNGVISVTASSLAMQSQGHRAGSASAVLGVTMFTLGGISVPVTGIGGTSMLTMTATIFGCYMLAILMFTLLAQKPRSA; encoded by the coding sequence ATGACATCTGCACACCCTAGCCGTATGGGTTACGCCATTACGCTTGGCCTGCTGGCGGCCCTTGGCCCGCTCTGCATTGACCTGTACCTGCCCGCCCTGCCTTCCCTGGCCAGCGACCTGCAGACCTCCACCGCCAGCGCCCAGCTGAGCCTGACCGCCGGGCTGCTGGGCCTTGGCGTAGGCCAGCTGTTTTTCGGCCCGCTGAGCGACAAATACGGACGCCTGCGCCCGCTGCTGCTGTCGCTGGTACTGCTGCTGATCGCATCGATTGGCTGTGCGCTGGCACAGGATATTAACCAGCTGCTGCTGGCACGCCTGTTTGAAGGGCTGTCGGGTGCCGGCGGAGCCGTACTGTCGCGCGCCATCGCCCGCGACATGTACAGCGGCCACGATCTGACCCGCTTCTTTGCGCTGCTGATGCTGGTCAACGGCCTGGCTCCGATCGCCGCCCCGGTGATGGGCGGCGCGCTGATGGCGTTCCTCGACTGGCGCGGCCTGTTTATGACCATCGGCGTGATTGCGATGCTGCTGTTTATCCTCGCCCGCCTCAAACTGCATGAGACGCTGCCCGTGGAGCGGCGTAGCCAGGGCAGTATCTTCTCAGCGTGGGCCGCGCTGGGCCAGGTGGCCACCTATCGGCCGTTTATGGGCTTCTGCCTGACCCAGGGCTTTATGATGGCCGGGATGTTTGCCTACATCGGCGCGTCACCCTTCGTGCTGCAGGAGATCTACCAGTTGACTCCGCAGCAGTTCAGCTTCTGCTTCGCCGCCAACGGCATCGGCCTGATTATCGCCTCGCAGACCGCTGCTCGTTTCAGCCGCCATTTTGGTGAGTACAGGGTGCTGAAAGCCGGCCTGACGCTGGCGTTTGTCGCCTCTGCCAGCCTGCTGCTGGCCGGCATCAGCGGCGCGGCGCTGCCGGTGGTGCTGATCGCGCTGTTCTGCAGCGTGGCCAGCAACGGCGTCATTTCGGTGACCGCCTCGTCGCTGGCGATGCAGAGCCAGGGCCACCGGGCAGGCAGCGCCTCGGCGGTGCTGGGCGTCACCATGTTCACCCTCGGCGGCATCAGCGTCCCGGTCACCGGCATCGGCGGCACCTCGATGCTGACCATGACCGCCACCATCTTCGGCTGCTACATGCTGGCGATCCTGATGTTCACCCTGCTGGCGCAAAAGCCCAGGTCCGCGTGA
- a CDS encoding TetR/AcrR family transcriptional regulator — translation MVTPAEARDERHRLRKDEIITAARRCFRQHGFHAASMAQLATEARLSVGQIYRYFTSKDAIIGEIVTRIIDFRLQEMKSTSDSSHLCELLAWRQVLNEDDEALMFEVAAESTRNPAVAQMMADADARLFSHACQKVQQQHPHLSDERARACVELLAVMVEGTSWRRLMPQKASPKQLYPLYQQFYHLLFDSEAS, via the coding sequence ATGGTTACCCCCGCCGAAGCGCGCGATGAACGCCATCGCCTGCGTAAAGACGAAATCATTACCGCCGCCCGCCGCTGTTTCCGCCAGCACGGCTTTCACGCCGCCAGCATGGCCCAGCTGGCAACGGAGGCGCGGCTCAGCGTCGGCCAGATCTATCGCTACTTCACCAGCAAAGACGCCATCATCGGCGAGATCGTCACGCGGATTATCGATTTTCGCCTGCAGGAGATGAAAAGCACCAGCGACAGCAGCCACCTGTGCGAGCTGCTGGCCTGGCGGCAGGTGCTTAACGAAGACGATGAGGCGCTGATGTTCGAGGTCGCCGCTGAAAGCACCCGCAACCCGGCGGTGGCGCAGATGATGGCCGACGCCGACGCCCGCCTGTTCAGCCACGCCTGCCAGAAAGTGCAGCAGCAGCACCCGCACCTCAGCGATGAACGTGCGCGCGCCTGCGTCGAGCTGCTGGCGGTGATGGTGGAAGGCACCTCGTGGCGGCGGCTGATGCCGCAGAAGGCATCACCGAAACAGCTCTACCCGCTTTACCAACAGTTTTATCACCTGCTATTTGATTCCGAGGCATCATGA
- the osmE gene encoding osmotically-inducible lipoprotein OsmE: protein MRKMTGLIGAAVTLAVLSGCTAYDRAESYVTKPVVQDVKKGMTRAQVRDLAGPPATEITMVHARGTCQTYVLKERDGKTQTYFVSYNDTGRVMNYGFQSCKEYDTDPQTNQ, encoded by the coding sequence ATGCGTAAAATGACGGGATTGATCGGTGCCGCAGTCACTCTGGCAGTTTTATCGGGCTGTACTGCCTATGACCGCGCCGAAAGCTATGTCACCAAGCCGGTGGTGCAGGACGTTAAAAAAGGCATGACGCGTGCTCAGGTGCGTGACCTCGCCGGGCCTCCTGCCACGGAGATCACCATGGTGCACGCCCGCGGTACCTGCCAGACCTACGTGCTGAAAGAGCGCGATGGCAAAACCCAGACCTACTTTGTCAGCTACAACGACACCGGTCGGGTGATGAACTACGGCTTCCAGAGCTGTAAAGAGTACGATACCGACCCGCAGACCAATCAGTAA
- a CDS encoding DUF6515 family protein — MKKVMTTLLAFTLLAPTLASAHPGGWGPGPGWHDGGHGGPEWRHGGPGRLSFLPDAAAAVLIGGLTYYVLNGTYYQRERDNSYVVVDRPVERYRGGSMHALDYNGERFYVEDGHYYRRNIDGQYLEVPRPPGL, encoded by the coding sequence ATGAAAAAGGTGATGACCACGCTACTCGCCTTCACGCTGCTGGCCCCGACGCTCGCCTCTGCCCATCCCGGCGGCTGGGGACCCGGACCGGGCTGGCACGACGGCGGCCACGGCGGCCCGGAATGGCGCCACGGCGGCCCGGGACGGCTCTCATTTCTGCCGGATGCCGCTGCAGCGGTGCTGATCGGCGGCCTGACTTATTACGTGCTGAACGGCACTTATTATCAGCGTGAGCGTGATAACAGCTACGTGGTGGTTGACCGACCGGTTGAACGTTACAGGGGCGGCAGCATGCACGCGCTGGACTACAACGGCGAGCGCTTCTACGTTGAGGATGGCCACTACTACCGGCGCAATATCGACGGCCAGTATCTGGAAGTGCCGCGCCCGCCGGGTTTATAA